Proteins found in one Ovis aries strain OAR_USU_Benz2616 breed Rambouillet chromosome 19, ARS-UI_Ramb_v3.0, whole genome shotgun sequence genomic segment:
- the USP19 gene encoding ubiquitin carboxyl-terminal hydrolase 19 isoform X1 — protein sequence MSGGASATGPRRGPPGLEEATSKKKQKDRANQESKDGDPRRGSAFTPREEQTKEDLGLDWRQSADEVIVKLRVGTGPVRLEEVDAAFTDTDCVLRLPDGRQWGGVFYAEIESSCTKVQARKGGLLQLSLPKKVPLLTWPSLLKKPLGTQELVPGLRCQENGQEPSPIALEPGPEPRRAKQEARNQKRAQGRGEVGAGAGPGAQAGPSAKRAVHLRRGPEGEGARDGPGPQGDAPQFLAEPATQAEAEEQLRVPPLTPQTCLLGSEENLALLTGKKAAAPRSDPVSPTMARSRDPEKDDRSKEEMAVAADAVALVDEPESTVNLAFVKNDSYEKGPDSVVVHVYVKEIRRDTSRVLFREQDFTLIFQTRDGNFLRLHPGCGPHTIFRWQVKLRNLIEPEQCTFCFTASRIDICLRKRQSQRWGGLEAPATRGAVGGAKVAVPTGPSPLDSAPPGGTPHPLTGQEEARAVEKEKPKARSEDTGLDGVATRTPMEHVAPKSEPHLASPKPTCMVPPMPHSPVSGDSVEEEEEEEKKVCLPGFTGLVNLGNTCFMNSVIQSLSNTRELRDFFHDRSFEAEINYNNPLGTGGRLAIGFAVLLRALWKGTHHAFQPSKLKAIVASKASQFTGYAQHDAQEFMAFLLDGLHEDLNRIQNKPYTETVDSDGRPDEVVAEEAWQRHKMRNDSFIVDLFQGQYKSKLVCPVCAKVSITFDPFLYLPVPLPQKQKVLPVFYFAREPHSKPIKFLVSVSKENSSASEVLDSLSQSVHVKPENLRLAEVIKNRFHRVFLPSHSLDTVSPSDTLLCFELLSPELAKERVVVLEVQQRPQVPSIPISKCAACQRKQQSEDEKLKRCTRCYRVGYCNQLCQKTHWPDHKGLCRPENIGYPFLVSVPASRLTYARLAQLLEGYARYSVSVFQPPFQPGRMALESQGPGCTTLLSTSSLEAGDSDRDPIQPPELQLVTPVAEGDTGASRAWASPDRGPVPSTSGISSEMVAGGPIEVGALTVGERVSRPEAAVPGYQHPSEALSAHTPQFFIYRIDASNREQRLEDKGDVPLELGDDCSLALVWRNNERLQEFVLVASKELECAEDPGSAGEAARAGHFTLDQCLNLFTRPEVLAPEEAWYCPQCKQHREASKQLLLWRLPNVLIVQLKRFSFRSFIWRDKINDLVEFPVRNLDLGKFCIGQKEEQLPSYDLYAVINHYGGMIGGHYTACARLPNDRSSQRSDVGWRLFDDSTVTTVDESQVVTRYAYVLFYRRRNSPVERPPRAGHSEHHPDLGPAAESAASQASRIWQELEAEEEPVPEGPAPLGPWGPQDWVGPPPRGPTTPDEGCLRYFVLGTVAALVALVLNVFYPLVSQSPWR from the exons ATGTCTGGTGGGGCCAGCGCCACAGGCCCAAGGAGAGGGCCCCCAGGACTGGAGGAGGCAACCAGTAAGAAAAAGCAGAAGGATCGAGCAAACCAGGAGAGCAAGGACGGCGATCCTAGGAGAG GGTCAGCATTCACTCCTCGGGAGGAGCAGACCAAAGAGG ACTTAGGGCTCGATTGGAGGCAGAGTGCTGATGAGGTGATTGTCAAGCTGCGCGTGGGAACTGGTCCCGTGCGGCTGGAGGAAGTTGATGCTGCTTTCACAGACACGGACTGTGTGCTGCGGCTCCCAG ATGGTCGGCAGTGGGGTGGTGTTTTCTATGCCGAGATAGAGAGTTCTTGCACCAAAGTGCAGGCTCGCAAAGGTGGCCTCCTGCAGCTGTCACTGCCCAAGAAGGTGCCTTTGCTTACGTGGCCCTCTCTGCTG AAGAAACCTCTAGGGACCCAGGAGTTGGTGCCAGGGTTGCGGTGCCAGGAGAATGGGCAGGAGCCATCTCCCATTGCCCTGGAGCCAGGCCCTGAGCCCCGGCGGGCTAAGCAGGAGGCCCGCAACCAGAAGCGGGCCCAGGGCCGTGGTGAGGTAGGCGCTGGGGCTGGTCCTGGGGCCCAGGCAGGGCCCAGCGCCAAGAGGGCCGTGCATCTCCGCAGAGGGCCAGAGGGGGAAGGGGCCAGAGATGGCCCTGGGCCTCAGGGTGATGCCCCCCAATTCCTGGCTGAGCCGGCCACCCAG GCTGAGGCTGAGGAACAGCTCCGTGTACCACCACTGACCCcccagacctgcctcctgggctCAGAGGAGAATCTAGCACTTTTGACAGGAAAGAAGGCAGCAGCCCCCAGGAGCGACCCAGTGTCCCCTACCATGGCCCGAAGCAGAGACCCCGAGAAGGACGATCGTTCCAAGGAGGAGATGGCAGTGGCCGCAGATGCTGTGGCCTTGGTGGATG AGCCCGAGTCCACGGTGAACCTGGCATTTGTCAAGAATGACTCGTATGAGAAGGGGCCGGACTCAGTGGTGGTGCACGTGTACGTGAAGGAAATCCGCAGGGACACCTCTCGAGTGCTCTTCCGTGAGCAGGACTTCACGCTTATCTTCCAGAccag GGACGGAAACTTCCTGAGACTGCACCCGGGCTGCGGACCCCACACCATCTTCCGTTGGCAGGTGAAGCTCAG GAACCTGATCGAGCCCGAGCAGTGCACCTTCTGCTTCACGGCCTCGCGCATCGACATCTGCCTCCGCAAGCGGCAGAGCCAGCGCTGGGGTGGTCTGGAGGCCCCGGCTACACGAG GTGCAGTGGGTGGTGCAAAGGTCGCCGTGCCGACAGGTCCATCCCCCCTGGATTCAGCCCCACCGGGAGGTACACCCCATCCCTTGACGGGCCAGGAGGAAGCCCGGGCCGTGGAGAAGGAGAAACCCAAGGCTCGATCTGAGGACACAGGCCTCGATGGGGTGGCCACCCGCACCCCCATGGAGCATGTAGCCCCAAAGTCAGAGCCACACCTGGCGTCG CCCAAGCCCACATGTATGGTGCCTCCAATGCCCCACAGCCCGGTGAGTGGAGACAgcgtggaggaagaggaggaggaagagaagaaggtgTGTCTGCCGGGCTTCACTGGCCTCGTCAACCTAGGCAACACCTGCTTCATGAACAGTGTCATTCAGTCTCTGTCCAACACGCGGGAGCTGCGTGACTTCTTCCACG ACCGCTCCTTCGAGGCTGAGATCAACTACAACAACCCGCTGGGGACTGGTGGGCGTCTGGCCATCGGCTTTGCTGTGCTGCTCCGGGCGCTGTGGAAGGGCACCCACCATGCCTTCCAGCCCTCCAAGTTAAAG GCCATCGTGGCAAGCAAGGCCAGCCAGTTCACAGGCTACGCCCAGCACGATGCCCAGGAGTTCATGGCTTTCCTGCTGGATGGGCTGCACGAGGACCTGAACCGCATTCAGAATAAGCCCTACACGGAGACCGTGGACTCAGATGGGCGGCCTGATGAG GTGGTGGCTGAGGAAGCCTGGCAGCGGCACAAGATGCGGAATGACTCCTTCATCGTGGACCTGTTTCAGGGCCAGTACAAGTCGAAGCTGGTGTGCCCCGTGTGTGCAAAG GTCTCCATCACTTTTGACCCATTCCTGTACCTGCCGGTGCCCTTGCCCCAGAAGCAAAAGGTTCTCCCTGTCTTCTATTTCGCCCGGGAGCCCCACAGCAAGCCCATCAAG TTTCTGGTGAGCGTCAGCAAGGAGAACTCCAGTGCGAGCGAAGTGTTGGACTCCCTATCTCAGAGTGTCCATGTGAAGCCTGAGAACCTGCGTCTGGCGGAG GTGATTAAGAATCGCTTCCACCGTGTGTTCCTGCCCTCCCACTCACTGGACACCGTGTCCCCGTCCGACACACTCCTCTGCTTCGAGTTGCTATCCCCAGAGTTGGCCAAGGAGCGCGTGGTAGTGTTAGAGGTACAACAG CGTCCCCAGGTGCCCAGCATTCCCATCTCCAAGTGTGCAGCCTGCCAGCGGAAGCAGCAGTCAGAGGATGAGAAGCTGAAGCGCTGTACCCGGTGCTACCGCGTGGGCTACTGCAACCA GCTCTGTCAGAAAACCCACTGGCCTGACCACAAGGGCCTCTGCCGCCCCGAGAACATCGGCTACCCCTTCTTGGTCAGTGTCCCTGCCTCACGCCTCACCTACGCCCGTCTTGCTCAGCTGCTAGAGGGCTATGCCCG GTACTCTGTGAGTGTGTTCCAGCCGCCCTTCCAGCCCGGCCGCATGGCCTTGGagtcccagggccctggctgcacCACGCTACTCTCCACTAGCTCCCTGGAGGCCGGGGACAGTGACAGGGACCCCATTCAGCCACCAGAGCTCCAGTTGGTGACCCCTGTGGCTGAGGGGGACACGGGGGCCTCCCGGGCATGGGCATCCCCTGATCGGGGCCCTGTACCCAGTACCAGCGGCATTTCTTCTGAGATGGTGGCCGGTGGGCCCATTGAAGTTGGCGCCTTGACTGTTGGTGAGAGGGTGTCCCGGCCTGAAG CTGCTGTGCCCGGGTACCAACACCCAAGTGAAGCCCTGAGTGCCCACACTCCCCAGTTCTTCATCTACAGAATTGATGCATCGAACCGAGAGCAGCGGCTAGAGGACAAAG GAGACGTCCCACTGGAGCTGGGGGACGACTGCAGCCTGGCCCTGGTCTGGCGCAACAACGAGCGCCTGCAGGAGTTCGTGCTGGTGGCCTCCAAGGAGCTGGAGTGCGCTGAGGACCCTGGGTCTGCTGGCGAGGCTGCCCGTGCTGGCCACTTCACGCTGGACCAGTGCCTCAACCTCTTCACACGGCCGGAGGTGTTGGCACCGGAGGAGGCTTG GTACTGCCCGCAGTGCAAACAGCACCGCGAGGCCTCCAAGCAGCTGCTGCTGTGGCGCCTGCCCAACGTGCTCATCGTGCAGCTCAAGCGCTTCTCCTTTCGCAGCTTTATCTGGCGTGACAAGATCAACGACCTGGTGGAGTTCCCCGTCCG GAACCTGGACCTGGGCAAGTTCTGTATCGGTCAGAAAGAGGAGCAGCTGCCCAGCTACGACCTGTACGCCGTCATCAACCACTACGGGGGCATGATCGGCGGCCACTACACTGCCTGTGCACGCCTACCCAACGACCGCAGCAGCCAGCGCAGCGACGTGG GCTGGCGCCTGTTTGATGACAGCACGGTGACAACGGTAGACGAGAGCCAGGTGGTGACGCGTTACGCCTATGTCCTCTTCTACCGCCGGCGGAACTCTCCCGTGGAGAGGCCCCCCCGGGCAGGTCACTCTGAGCACCACCCTGACCTGGGCCCTGCAGCTGAGTCAGCTGCCAGCCAg GCTTCCCGGATTTGGCAGGAGCTGGAGGCCGAGGAGGAGCCAGTACCCGAGGGGCCTGCGCCTCTGGGTCCCTGGGGGCCCCAAGACTGGGTGGGCCCCCCGCCACGTGGCCCTACCACACCAGACGAGGGCTGTCTCCGATACTTTGTTCTGGGCACCGTGGCAGCTTTGGTGGCCCTTGTGCTCAACGTGTTCTATCCTCTGGTATCCCAGAGCCCCTGGAGATGA
- the USP19 gene encoding ubiquitin carboxyl-terminal hydrolase 19 isoform X7, translated as MSGGASATGPRRGPPGLEEATSKKKQKDRANQESKDGDPRRGSAFTPREEQTKEDLGLDWRQSADEVIVKLRVGTGPVRLEEVDAAFTDTDCVLRLPDGRQWGGVFYAEIESSCTKVQARKGGLLQLSLPKKVPLLTWPSLLKKPLGTQELVPGLRCQENGQEPSPIALEPGPEPRRAKQEARNQKRAQGRGEVGAGAGPGAQAGPSAKRAVHLRRGPEGEGARDGPGPQGDAPQFLAEPATQAEAEEQLRVPPLTPQTCLLGSEENLALLTGKKAAAPRSDPVSPTMARSRDPEKDDRSKEEMAVAADAVALVDEPESTVNLAFVKNDSYEKGPDSVVVHVYVKEIRRDTSRVLFREQDFTLIFQTRDGNFLRLHPGCGPHTIFRWQVKLRNLIEPEQCTFCFTASRIDICLRKRQSQRWGGLEAPATRVGGAKVAVPTGPSPLDSAPPGGTPHPLTGQEEARAVEKEKPKARSEDTGLDGVATRTPMEHVAPKSEPHLASPKPTCMVPPMPHSPVSGDSVEEEEEEEKKVCLPGFTGLVNLGNTCFMNSVIQSLSNTRELRDFFHDRSFEAEINYNNPLGTGGRLAIGFAVLLRALWKGTHHAFQPSKLKAIVASKASQFTGYAQHDAQEFMAFLLDGLHEDLNRIQNKPYTETVDSDGRPDEVVAEEAWQRHKMRNDSFIVDLFQGQYKSKLVCPVCAKVSITFDPFLYLPVPLPQKQKVLPVFYFAREPHSKPIKFLVSVSKENSSASEVLDSLSQSVHVKPENLRLAEVIKNRFHRVFLPSHSLDTVSPSDTLLCFELLSPELAKERVVVLEVQQRPQVPSIPISKCAACQRKQQSEDEKLKRCTRCYRVGYCNQLCQKTHWPDHKGLCRPENIGYPFLVSVPASRLTYARLAQLLEGYARYSVSVFQPPFQPGRMALESQGPGCTTLLSTSSLEAGDSDRDPIQPPELQLVTPVAEGDTGASRAWASPDRGPVPSTSGISSEMVAGGPIEVGALTVGERVSRPEAAVPGYQHPSEALSAHTPQFFIYRIDASNREQRLEDKGDVPLELGDDCSLALVWRNNERLQEFVLVASKELECAEDPGSAGEAARAGHFTLDQCLNLFTRPEVLAPEEAWYCPQCKQHREASKQLLLWRLPNVLIVQLKRFSFRSFIWRDKINDLVEFPVRNLDLGKFCIGQKEEQLPSYDLYAVINHYGGMIGGHYTACARLPNDRSSQRSDVGWRLFDDSTVTTVDESQVVTRYAYVLFYRRRNSPVERPPRAGHSEHHPDLGPAAESAASQGLGPGQAPEVAPTRTAPERFVPPVDRPAPTYSNMEEVD; from the exons ATGTCTGGTGGGGCCAGCGCCACAGGCCCAAGGAGAGGGCCCCCAGGACTGGAGGAGGCAACCAGTAAGAAAAAGCAGAAGGATCGAGCAAACCAGGAGAGCAAGGACGGCGATCCTAGGAGAG GGTCAGCATTCACTCCTCGGGAGGAGCAGACCAAAGAGG ACTTAGGGCTCGATTGGAGGCAGAGTGCTGATGAGGTGATTGTCAAGCTGCGCGTGGGAACTGGTCCCGTGCGGCTGGAGGAAGTTGATGCTGCTTTCACAGACACGGACTGTGTGCTGCGGCTCCCAG ATGGTCGGCAGTGGGGTGGTGTTTTCTATGCCGAGATAGAGAGTTCTTGCACCAAAGTGCAGGCTCGCAAAGGTGGCCTCCTGCAGCTGTCACTGCCCAAGAAGGTGCCTTTGCTTACGTGGCCCTCTCTGCTG AAGAAACCTCTAGGGACCCAGGAGTTGGTGCCAGGGTTGCGGTGCCAGGAGAATGGGCAGGAGCCATCTCCCATTGCCCTGGAGCCAGGCCCTGAGCCCCGGCGGGCTAAGCAGGAGGCCCGCAACCAGAAGCGGGCCCAGGGCCGTGGTGAGGTAGGCGCTGGGGCTGGTCCTGGGGCCCAGGCAGGGCCCAGCGCCAAGAGGGCCGTGCATCTCCGCAGAGGGCCAGAGGGGGAAGGGGCCAGAGATGGCCCTGGGCCTCAGGGTGATGCCCCCCAATTCCTGGCTGAGCCGGCCACCCAG GCTGAGGCTGAGGAACAGCTCCGTGTACCACCACTGACCCcccagacctgcctcctgggctCAGAGGAGAATCTAGCACTTTTGACAGGAAAGAAGGCAGCAGCCCCCAGGAGCGACCCAGTGTCCCCTACCATGGCCCGAAGCAGAGACCCCGAGAAGGACGATCGTTCCAAGGAGGAGATGGCAGTGGCCGCAGATGCTGTGGCCTTGGTGGATG AGCCCGAGTCCACGGTGAACCTGGCATTTGTCAAGAATGACTCGTATGAGAAGGGGCCGGACTCAGTGGTGGTGCACGTGTACGTGAAGGAAATCCGCAGGGACACCTCTCGAGTGCTCTTCCGTGAGCAGGACTTCACGCTTATCTTCCAGAccag GGACGGAAACTTCCTGAGACTGCACCCGGGCTGCGGACCCCACACCATCTTCCGTTGGCAGGTGAAGCTCAG GAACCTGATCGAGCCCGAGCAGTGCACCTTCTGCTTCACGGCCTCGCGCATCGACATCTGCCTCCGCAAGCGGCAGAGCCAGCGCTGGGGTGGTCTGGAGGCCCCGGCTACACGAG TGGGTGGTGCAAAGGTCGCCGTGCCGACAGGTCCATCCCCCCTGGATTCAGCCCCACCGGGAGGTACACCCCATCCCTTGACGGGCCAGGAGGAAGCCCGGGCCGTGGAGAAGGAGAAACCCAAGGCTCGATCTGAGGACACAGGCCTCGATGGGGTGGCCACCCGCACCCCCATGGAGCATGTAGCCCCAAAGTCAGAGCCACACCTGGCGTCG CCCAAGCCCACATGTATGGTGCCTCCAATGCCCCACAGCCCGGTGAGTGGAGACAgcgtggaggaagaggaggaggaagagaagaaggtgTGTCTGCCGGGCTTCACTGGCCTCGTCAACCTAGGCAACACCTGCTTCATGAACAGTGTCATTCAGTCTCTGTCCAACACGCGGGAGCTGCGTGACTTCTTCCACG ACCGCTCCTTCGAGGCTGAGATCAACTACAACAACCCGCTGGGGACTGGTGGGCGTCTGGCCATCGGCTTTGCTGTGCTGCTCCGGGCGCTGTGGAAGGGCACCCACCATGCCTTCCAGCCCTCCAAGTTAAAG GCCATCGTGGCAAGCAAGGCCAGCCAGTTCACAGGCTACGCCCAGCACGATGCCCAGGAGTTCATGGCTTTCCTGCTGGATGGGCTGCACGAGGACCTGAACCGCATTCAGAATAAGCCCTACACGGAGACCGTGGACTCAGATGGGCGGCCTGATGAG GTGGTGGCTGAGGAAGCCTGGCAGCGGCACAAGATGCGGAATGACTCCTTCATCGTGGACCTGTTTCAGGGCCAGTACAAGTCGAAGCTGGTGTGCCCCGTGTGTGCAAAG GTCTCCATCACTTTTGACCCATTCCTGTACCTGCCGGTGCCCTTGCCCCAGAAGCAAAAGGTTCTCCCTGTCTTCTATTTCGCCCGGGAGCCCCACAGCAAGCCCATCAAG TTTCTGGTGAGCGTCAGCAAGGAGAACTCCAGTGCGAGCGAAGTGTTGGACTCCCTATCTCAGAGTGTCCATGTGAAGCCTGAGAACCTGCGTCTGGCGGAG GTGATTAAGAATCGCTTCCACCGTGTGTTCCTGCCCTCCCACTCACTGGACACCGTGTCCCCGTCCGACACACTCCTCTGCTTCGAGTTGCTATCCCCAGAGTTGGCCAAGGAGCGCGTGGTAGTGTTAGAGGTACAACAG CGTCCCCAGGTGCCCAGCATTCCCATCTCCAAGTGTGCAGCCTGCCAGCGGAAGCAGCAGTCAGAGGATGAGAAGCTGAAGCGCTGTACCCGGTGCTACCGCGTGGGCTACTGCAACCA GCTCTGTCAGAAAACCCACTGGCCTGACCACAAGGGCCTCTGCCGCCCCGAGAACATCGGCTACCCCTTCTTGGTCAGTGTCCCTGCCTCACGCCTCACCTACGCCCGTCTTGCTCAGCTGCTAGAGGGCTATGCCCG GTACTCTGTGAGTGTGTTCCAGCCGCCCTTCCAGCCCGGCCGCATGGCCTTGGagtcccagggccctggctgcacCACGCTACTCTCCACTAGCTCCCTGGAGGCCGGGGACAGTGACAGGGACCCCATTCAGCCACCAGAGCTCCAGTTGGTGACCCCTGTGGCTGAGGGGGACACGGGGGCCTCCCGGGCATGGGCATCCCCTGATCGGGGCCCTGTACCCAGTACCAGCGGCATTTCTTCTGAGATGGTGGCCGGTGGGCCCATTGAAGTTGGCGCCTTGACTGTTGGTGAGAGGGTGTCCCGGCCTGAAG CTGCTGTGCCCGGGTACCAACACCCAAGTGAAGCCCTGAGTGCCCACACTCCCCAGTTCTTCATCTACAGAATTGATGCATCGAACCGAGAGCAGCGGCTAGAGGACAAAG GAGACGTCCCACTGGAGCTGGGGGACGACTGCAGCCTGGCCCTGGTCTGGCGCAACAACGAGCGCCTGCAGGAGTTCGTGCTGGTGGCCTCCAAGGAGCTGGAGTGCGCTGAGGACCCTGGGTCTGCTGGCGAGGCTGCCCGTGCTGGCCACTTCACGCTGGACCAGTGCCTCAACCTCTTCACACGGCCGGAGGTGTTGGCACCGGAGGAGGCTTG GTACTGCCCGCAGTGCAAACAGCACCGCGAGGCCTCCAAGCAGCTGCTGCTGTGGCGCCTGCCCAACGTGCTCATCGTGCAGCTCAAGCGCTTCTCCTTTCGCAGCTTTATCTGGCGTGACAAGATCAACGACCTGGTGGAGTTCCCCGTCCG GAACCTGGACCTGGGCAAGTTCTGTATCGGTCAGAAAGAGGAGCAGCTGCCCAGCTACGACCTGTACGCCGTCATCAACCACTACGGGGGCATGATCGGCGGCCACTACACTGCCTGTGCACGCCTACCCAACGACCGCAGCAGCCAGCGCAGCGACGTGG GCTGGCGCCTGTTTGATGACAGCACGGTGACAACGGTAGACGAGAGCCAGGTGGTGACGCGTTACGCCTATGTCCTCTTCTACCGCCGGCGGAACTCTCCCGTGGAGAGGCCCCCCCGGGCAGGTCACTCTGAGCACCACCCTGACCTGGGCCCTGCAGCTGAGTCAGCTGCCAGCCAg GGACTAGGCCCTGGCCAGGCCCCCGAGGTGGCCCCCACGCGGACAGCCCCTGAACGCTTCGTCCCCCCTGTGGACCGCCCAGCCCCCACCTACAGCAACATGGAGGAGGTCGATTAG